From the genome of Candidatus Methylopumilus rimovensis, one region includes:
- a CDS encoding P-II family nitrogen regulator, producing the protein MKFITAIIKPFKLDEVREALSGIGVQGITVTEVKGFGRQKGHTELYRGAEYVIDFLPKVKIEAAIPNKLLKRAVEAIQKSALTGKIGDGKIFVMELEEVYRIRTGETGEDAL; encoded by the coding sequence ATGAAGTTTATAACAGCAATCATCAAGCCGTTTAAGCTCGATGAAGTTCGTGAAGCGCTATCCGGTATTGGCGTTCAGGGCATTACGGTGACGGAGGTCAAAGGTTTCGGTCGTCAAAAAGGTCATACGGAACTTTACCGAGGTGCTGAATATGTCATTGATTTTTTACCTAAGGTCAAAATCGAGGCAGCCATTCCAAATAAATTACTCAAACGTGCAGTGGAGGCTATTCAAAAATCAGCGCTCACTGGCAAAATCGGTGATGGCAAAATTTTTGTGATGGAACTCGAGGAAGTTTATCGTATAAGAACTGGTGAAACTGGGGAGGACGCTCTTTAA
- a CDS encoding TorF family putative porin produces the protein MVKSLISLAVLGTLVTPVVYAAETTKTETKEESSWSMTTNMGFVSDYRARGVSQTWRKEAIQAGIDLTHSSGFYLGAFGSNVSPNTYPKANVELDLYAGYNGTVAAVEGLGYTAGVIGYFYPNGSWKKYNGVLDNVAAGGVEVQQTPNGGRWDTYEANAGISYKWLSAKGSVTLGDWYGAEQSTGWTKSTRGTTYLELNAAIPTPLNGLTLIGHVGRLNVNGQLDARYIDEAIPGTLIGNNLPSGPNASTSGALNPDYTDYKVGLSYAFKVLNADGWNAGLYYIGHNNDNYWGSRGYGGASFNGSIEAKNLNKDAAVFTLGRTF, from the coding sequence ATGGTTAAATCACTCATTTCCCTGGCAGTATTGGGAACACTGGTTACTCCAGTAGTTTACGCTGCAGAGACCACCAAGACTGAGACAAAAGAGGAATCCAGCTGGTCAATGACGACCAATATGGGTTTTGTATCAGATTATCGCGCTCGCGGTGTGTCTCAAACATGGCGCAAAGAAGCCATTCAAGCTGGCATAGACCTCACCCATAGTAGTGGCTTTTATTTAGGTGCCTTTGGTTCTAACGTGTCACCTAATACTTACCCTAAGGCTAACGTGGAATTGGATCTCTATGCCGGTTATAACGGTACGGTAGCGGCTGTCGAAGGTTTGGGCTATACGGCAGGTGTTATTGGCTACTTCTACCCTAATGGTAGCTGGAAGAAATATAACGGTGTACTTGATAATGTAGCAGCTGGTGGCGTGGAAGTTCAGCAGACACCAAATGGCGGTCGTTGGGATACTTACGAAGCTAATGCCGGTATTTCTTATAAATGGTTAAGTGCTAAAGGCTCAGTGACTTTAGGCGATTGGTACGGCGCTGAACAAAGTACAGGTTGGACTAAAAGCACTCGGGGTACAACCTACTTAGAATTAAATGCGGCCATCCCAACCCCATTAAATGGCTTAACTTTGATTGGCCACGTCGGTCGGTTAAATGTGAACGGACAATTGGATGCACGTTATATTGATGAGGCTATTCCCGGTACTTTAATTGGCAACAATCTTCCAAGCGGTCCAAACGCTTCTACTTCAGGCGCTCTTAATCCAGACTACACTGATTACAAAGTGGGTTTGAGCTACGCCTTCAAAGTGCTTAATGCGGACGGTTGGAACGCTGGTTTATACTACATCGGTCACAATAACGATAACTACTGGGGTAGCCGCGGGTATGGTGGCGCCAGTTTTAACGGTAGCATAGAAGCTAAAAATCTTAATAAAGATGCTGCGGTGTTTACATTGGGCCGTACATTCTAA